Part of the Flavobacterium sp. KS-LB2 genome is shown below.
GAAACATCTGCTACATTTTCTTTGTCGCTGTCAAGAAAAATGAAAAACGGTTTTTCCAGTTTTGTAAAAAGGTCAAGATTTATCCAGTGTTTTACACCACCACAACCGCCAATCGGAATAATGTTTATGTTCAATTCTTCAAACGTCTGCGGAATTAAACCATTTTGCTTATATAGATTGGCTTTGTGGTGCATTGCATTTGCATCGTCAATTCCCTCAACAAGAAACAAAAGTCTTGATGTTGAAAATAATGGTGTAAAAGTATTATCGGGTTTAATTCCCAAATCTTTTGCAAGCTCCTTATAATCAATATTTGTTTGATTTACTGTATAAACATTTTCAGGTTTAGAAATATGAATGATGTTGTCTTTTTTTGTATTACCTACAATAGTTGGCGAATGTGTAGAAGTTATTACTTGATAACCATTTTCTGTTAACAAATTCAATTTATCAAATAAACTATTTTGTGCTGATGGATGCAAGAATGTTTCAGGCTCTTCAAATCCGAAAATAATTTGTTGGGTTTCGTATGTTCTTTGAGTTTCGGCTAAATACTCAAAGTATGACATCATTGTAATTCTTCTAAATCCATCGCCTCTTGAACTTAGTGGAATGTTGTTGCCGTTTGCGGTACTTATAAATGATGTAGAAATCAATTTGCTCCAGTCAAATTCAACTTTTGGTTCAACCTTGTCGGTTGATTTTAAGACATCATTAATTTTGTCAGTTACTTTCTGTAGAACAGCACCCAGCTTAACTTTAATGGTTTCTTCTATTTCGTCAGTATCAACTTCATTTTGGATTAATTTAAATGCCATATCTTTAAAATACTTTTGAATAGCTGTATCTGTATCAGAAAGAGAAGTATCAGCTTTAAAATATTGGAATGAAGGCAAGGCTTTTTTGATTGCATCTCCAATTGCTTTTAGCTTAGTCGTTCCCGAACTTGGTATTTCTTCGTATTCGTATGTAAAAGCAATATTATTTTGTAGATTAAAATTCCTCAGCTTTTCTCTCTTTTCAACATTATTATAAGCATCTCCATTCCCTTTTGCTGTGGGAATGCCATTTACATTACATTGAGCAATTAGTTGTTGCTCTGTTTTGAATATAAAATCGTTTGTTCCATCATATTTTTTTCTAACAGTGTAAGTTTTTGGTTTTGCAACATTTGTTTCTGTTATATTCCAAATTTTTTTCCATACTAATAATCCATCTTCGTTTACTAATTCTTCGGCTTCAATAGTAGTTAGTATTTCTTCACCAAGTAAATATTGTATATTTTCACAATCAAAGAAAAGCTCAACGGAAATTATATTTTCTTCCGATTGAACGTTGTAATCAGATCTTGCAGGATTATTTTCATTTAGAGAAGCATCAATAGCTTTGAGAACAGTTGATTTTCCAGCATCATTCTGTCCGATAATACAATTAAATAAGTCAAAATTAACGGTAGTAGTACCATTAATTCCTCTGTAATTACTTATGATAACTTTTCTTAAAATCATTTTTTTTATTTTTATTATCTAATGGTGATTGATGAATTCTCCCACTCTGCGGTGCCATTACCGCTAACGTTCCCGCGCTACACGCAGGCTGGGATTAAAGATGCGTAATCTTTCGGTTAAAAACAAATGTATCAAATACAAACTATTTTCAAATTAAACCAATTGCCCAGCTTGCTTGTAGCGTGTGTTAGCAGTTGTCTTTTTATATTATTTCACTATTTATTGAGCTTTCAATTCCTTTCATTATCATTTCATATAATTCTTTCGATAATTCAGTATATAGTTTTTCTTTTTCTTCTTTTTCGAACCACATATCGTTCCAAGAACCCATCCCACCAAAAACTAGCGCTTTGCTTGCTGACATTAATAATTGCTTGTTATTGATTTCATAATTTTTCCAACAGACTAAATCTGTATGGTAAAAATCTATTTCTGGATTTTCACTATCTAGAGTGATTTTACTATTCTCAAATGTTTTACCCCAATTTTCTGTAGTTTCTTGGTATGCAAATTCTGTGATTTTTTCGAGGACATTTTTTAAATTATCCCTAATTTCTAAAGTATTATATTGACGATTTATTATTGCTCTTTTTGAAATCGATTTGCCATAAATTACATTCCAAGGTTTATCTTTAATTTCTTTATTATGGTTCCAATTACTAATCCAAAAATCAGAATGATTTTTATAAATACATTCAATGTACCAATTTCCACCACCACCAACAAAAGCTGAAGTTCTGTAATCATCGTCGTTTTCTGATTGATAATAAAGTGATAGTTTTTGACAACCATTTTTTTTTAAAAAGCCAAACCATTCAATTGGGTTATTTGCAACTATAATTTCTTTGTCTTTAGTAAATAAGTTTTTCTTCATTTCTCTAAAGTCAACAACATTGCAATGTTGAAAAGTTGAGTTTTTCGGATAAAACTCATTTGTGTCATCGTTTTTTAAATATTCATTTCCATAAGACACAGTTGCAATTGTTTGAGCTAATATTCCTGTCATTTCGTATTTTTTGTTAAGATAACTGCTAACGTTCTGGTACTACAGCGGGTTTGGGACTAAATTAAGATTTATTTTTCGGTTATCACTAAACATCCAAGTACAAAACCATTTTCCCATTAAGCCAATTGCCCAAATCCGTTGTAGTAGCTGTTAGCGGTAGTTGTGTTTAACCCATTCGTTTACATAATAACCGAACTGAGAAAAAATTAGCATTTCTATTATTTGCATTGTTAATATTGACAATTCAACTTGAAGAATGAAGGAATATTTTTTGATTAGTAACAAAATTAAATTTAATACAAGCTGTAACATTCCGAACATAACATTAAATATTACAATAGCCATATCTCCGCCGGAAACACCAATATATTTATAAAAAATGAAAACAAATGCCAATAAAGAAATTAGAGCATTAATGATGATAAACTTTTTTAGCATTTTAGTTTTTTTAAATTCTATTTTAGTTTTGATTTTAATGTTTAATCGGAACCTAAATATTTAGTTTTACCGTTTTTAATATCAACTTCAGCAAAACTATGTTTTCCAAAAACAATTAATAATTTATCTGTTTCTGGTTTGATAACTCTTATTTCTGATTTTCCAACACTCGGTTTACCGCAAACTGAAATTATATTTGTTTGCCATTTTAATTTTCCTTTTTCGTAAGCTGACAAAGTTTGAATATCTTTTTCAATGTAATAGACAGTATTATTACTTTTTATTCCGCGCATTTTTGGCTCGAAAGAAAGATTCAATTCTGTTTTTTTTGAAATTAGATTTTTATCGAAATTTTGAGCAAAGCTTGTCTGAGTAAAAATAATTAAAACTAAGAATTTAAAAATGTTCTTCATAAGCAAAATCGTGTTTACAATTACCGTTAACGTCCCGCTGCCTGTGGTCTGTTGTGGGATTTCGTAAGCAGAGTATTTTCGGCTTAACGAAAATATGATTGCGAAATGCTAATTCCACTAAACCCCACAATAGCCACAGACAGCTGTTATGCCTACGGTTTTTTATTTATTTCAATATTCGGTTACGCTTCTGCACCGTTTTTAAGTCGGAAACAATATAAAATTAAATTATTATGTCAGAAAAAATCAACTTAGTTATTCCTTCGGAATTTTATGCAAAAATTGATTCTTTGTTTAAACTTTTACAAGAGTCTATTGAATTAGAAAAAAAATTACTTGAACACGATTTAAAAATCTATTTAGTTCCGATAAATGGTAATCCTGTTCCATTAATAAATTCAGTAACAAGTTTGTAATTTATTTCTTTTACTTCTTCTATTTGTGTTTCAGATAAAGAATTTTTAGAGACAAAATCATTTCCTAAGTCCTTTAACTTAACATCTAAATCTACAAGTATTTCTTTGAACGATTCTAATTGCTCGGCTAATCCTTTTAATGAATTAGTATTGTCTGTAAAATTTCTTTTTACAGATTCAATTTCTTTTTCGGCTAGTATTTTATATTCTTTCATTTTTATGTTTGTTTAAGGTTCTGTTAAACTGAGGCATAACGTTCCGGCGCTTGGCGAGGTTGCGAACTTCGGAACTTATTATTTTCTGTTAAAGATAAAATTTCTTGCGAAACGTGAACGTGAATTTACTAAAAAATTCGCAATCTTGCCAAACGCCTGTTATAGGCAGTAGTTTTATATTCCTAATTCTATTGATTTAATATTGAACAAGTTAATTTGACTTATTTTATCTTTATGTATAACAATTGTTAATTTAGCAGGATGTTTAAATTTCATTTCACTTAATTTAAATGTCCATAACATTATCTTTAATAAATCTTCATCGCTTATGTTTTTGTGTTCTTTTATTCGTGTGATTCCAGAACCGAAAACAGGAACGGAAACAGTTTTTTGAGCGTAAACACGGTTGACTCTATCCCAAAAATTAATCAAAAATTCTATGTATTCGGACATTGTCAGAGTTGCTTTATTATGCTCATCAAATTTAGAAAATGCAGTTAGTATAAATTCGTCATAAACAAAAATTGTACTTAATTTAAATTGTACAGTTTTACCGCCCAATCTTCTATTAACTTGATTATTAATCACGTCTAATTCATCTGATTTTTCTACTATAAAATCATCAAGTTCCTTTATTTTTCCGCTAAAATATTTATTAATAAAAATACCATTAAGTGATTTATTAGATATTATTTTATCATCAACTATAGTGTCAAAATACTCGTTAAATGCTATAGTTTTAAGACCGTCTTCAGAAAATAAATCACCACATTTTATATTTACATTACTACCATCAATATCAATATTTATATTAGTAAGCTTATTAGCTCTATACCAAATAATTAAATATATAATTATTAAAATAAAAAAAGATAAATAACCAAAATATTTTAAACATTCTTTATTCTCTTCGGGTACAATATTAAAAAGTAGTATGAATGATAAAATACCAGATATTGCAGAAAAATATATCCAGAATTTGTTTCTAACACCTTTGTCAAAAAAGTTAACTTTCATAATTAGTTATTTATAAAAATAATCATTCGGATTTTTTCCAGAATCTATTCTAAAATCTGAATTATTTAAAGCCATTTTTATAGTGTCTTTATTAATAGGAACATGTAATACAGGTACTTTGGATTTAGAATCTCTGAATACTGGTAATTTATTCCATAAATTTTTTACGACATTATTTAAATTATTTTTATCAGAAGTAAGTAAATCATCCTTTGTTTTTAATTCAGGATATATGACAATAAGAGGTAGACCAAGACTATTTACTCCATACTCAATTTCTTCTCTTACTGCTCTTGAATTCAGAGTGTTGCTACTTAGAAATAAGACAATGTTTTTAGAGTTTCTAAGTCTCTCTCTAAGTCGGGGTTTAAGTGTCGTCTCCCAATCACTATTATCTCGGACGTTATAAGTAGTATCGTGTGCATTGTTAAATGGAAAAGAATTATCTAATCCTTTCCACGCTTTGAGCATATTGTAATAACAAAAATCTTTAGTTGCGTGAGCGCCAAGAGATGATTCATTAAATGGTTCACTTACATAAAATGCACAATAATTGTAAATTTTACTCATAATTTATTTTGGATAATTGGTTATTAAATTTATGCGTTGTTCTTCGGTACTATTGCCTATAACGTTCCCTTGCTACAAGAGGTTTGGGGTTAAATTAAGCCTTATTTTCGGATTTGCCTAAACATCCCTGATATAAGACTATTTTTAAATTAAGCCAATTGCCCAAATCTCTTGTAGCAAGTGTTGGCAGATGGCTTTTATTTTCCATTCATAAAACTTTCAGTTGTTTCCCATTTTTTGTCTTCAACTATTTCATAGGTAAAAGAACGGATTAAATTTTCTTTTTTAATTTCCGTTTGTAACCATTCATTTATTTTAGCCTTATCTCGAACATATAGATAAATGTTTAAATGATTACTATTAAACAAATGTCCAACATTGTGAACAGGTGATATTT
Proteins encoded:
- a CDS encoding macro domain-containing protein is translated as MKVNFFDKGVRNKFWIYFSAISGILSFILLFNIVPEENKECLKYFGYLSFFILIIIYLIIWYRANKLTNINIDIDGSNVNIKCGDLFSEDGLKTIAFNEYFDTIVDDKIISNKSLNGIFINKYFSGKIKELDDFIVEKSDELDVINNQVNRRLGGKTVQFKLSTIFVYDEFILTAFSKFDEHNKATLTMSEYIEFLINFWDRVNRVYAQKTVSVPVFGSGITRIKEHKNISDEDLLKIMLWTFKLSEMKFKHPAKLTIVIHKDKISQINLFNIKSIELGI
- a CDS encoding ATP-dependent nuclease, with the protein product MILRKVIISNYRGINGTTTVNFDLFNCIIGQNDAGKSTVLKAIDASLNENNPARSDYNVQSEENIISVELFFDCENIQYLLGEEILTTIEAEELVNEDGLLVWKKIWNITETNVAKPKTYTVRKKYDGTNDFIFKTEQQLIAQCNVNGIPTAKGNGDAYNNVEKREKLRNFNLQNNIAFTYEYEEIPSSGTTKLKAIGDAIKKALPSFQYFKADTSLSDTDTAIQKYFKDMAFKLIQNEVDTDEIEETIKVKLGAVLQKVTDKINDVLKSTDKVEPKVEFDWSKLISTSFISTANGNNIPLSSRGDGFRRITMMSYFEYLAETQRTYETQQIIFGFEEPETFLHPSAQNSLFDKLNLLTENGYQVITSTHSPTIVGNTKKDNIIHISKPENVYTVNQTNIDYKELAKDLGIKPDNTFTPLFSTSRLLFLVEGIDDANAMHHKANLYKQNGLIPQTFEELNINIIPIGGCGGVKHWINLDLFTKLEKPFFIFLDSDKENVADVSPNETNLIDYGLTNGTDFAISQKRLLENYIHPTALQRLVPGCAITYTDFDHAKNLCKNYPDSGIRGHLGGSKVAEHHYNNLTFEELRLTWYDGTNDEFINIYNTIIAKLN
- a CDS encoding TIR domain-containing protein: MSKIYNYCAFYVSEPFNESSLGAHATKDFCYYNMLKAWKGLDNSFPFNNAHDTTYNVRDNSDWETTLKPRLRERLRNSKNIVLFLSSNTLNSRAVREEIEYGVNSLGLPLIVIYPELKTKDDLLTSDKNNLNNVVKNLWNKLPVFRDSKSKVPVLHVPINKDTIKMALNNSDFRIDSGKNPNDYFYK